A genomic stretch from Candidatus Nitrososphaera gargensis Ga9.2 includes:
- a CDS encoding cation diffusion facilitator family transporter: MDKSRAFEEAKRAAWVSIWTLVGIGVGEVLVSGFTGSLTLFADGLDSMADALVSFIVWFGIRMLQKPKSRLFHFGYAKIESLAAFIAAVVILILASFIVYHAYENILHPVPVQNAEITMIALAAAGGISLHRAFKVSKVAKKYSLVSLNLDAKNSIKDGTASFVGLGSIIAAYFGIPYMDSVGSILIAVYIFFMAFTAFKESTLVLIDGVKNPELQQEIATHIEKKFNVKVEKILLRPLGHEFSAQVHVELDRNMTLDKAHETLTRIRNSLIEDFKAEDPVVIPKPV, from the coding sequence TTGGACAAATCTAGGGCTTTTGAGGAGGCCAAGAGAGCGGCTTGGGTCTCGATATGGACACTGGTGGGCATCGGCGTAGGAGAGGTGCTTGTGTCCGGGTTCACGGGCAGCCTCACGCTCTTTGCGGACGGCCTTGACTCGATGGCAGACGCGCTGGTCTCATTCATCGTATGGTTTGGCATCAGAATGCTGCAGAAACCAAAGAGCAGGCTCTTCCACTTTGGCTACGCCAAGATAGAGAGCCTTGCCGCATTCATTGCGGCGGTGGTGATCCTGATACTTGCCTCGTTCATAGTCTACCATGCGTACGAAAACATACTGCACCCCGTGCCTGTGCAAAATGCGGAGATCACAATGATAGCACTGGCGGCCGCCGGCGGCATATCGCTCCACCGCGCGTTCAAGGTCAGTAAAGTCGCCAAGAAATATAGCCTTGTTTCGCTCAACCTTGACGCCAAGAATTCAATCAAGGACGGCACTGCGTCGTTCGTTGGCCTTGGAAGCATCATTGCAGCATATTTCGGGATTCCCTACATGGACTCTGTGGGCAGCATATTGATAGCAGTGTACATCTTTTTCATGGCTTTTACCGCGTTCAAAGAGTCTACGCTTGTGCTTATAGACGGTGTAAAGAACCCCGAGCTCCAGCAGGAGATAGCAACGCATATTGAGAAAAAGTTCAATGTCAAGGTAGAAAAGATCCTGCTCAGGCCGCTTGGACACGAGTTTTCAGCGCAGGTGCATGTTGAGCTTGACAGGAACATGACCCTTGACAAGGCACACGAAACCTTGACGAGGATACGGAACTCGCTTATCGAAGATTTCAAGGCAGAAGACCCTGTGGTAATCCCCAAGCCCGTGTAA
- a CDS encoding thioredoxin domain-containing protein: MASKTMILAAIAVGVIVAGVATAFMMSSSAVPATITNDKPAAAKSADQIITQLASPSIASAPALGSDDAKVTIVEFGDYQCTWCYRWHEGTKDVLVADYVDTGKVRFLFKDFPINDLSDRASSLAAEGSYCAADQGKYWEYHDEVYSNWNGENTGWVTRDSLERFAKDAGVQDLSAFSDCLDSGKYARVVRDNYNLARSIGLDATPSFIVLIDGKTPQLIRGAHPYSTFERVINEAYGN; this comes from the coding sequence ATGGCAAGCAAAACAATGATACTTGCCGCAATTGCTGTTGGCGTAATCGTTGCCGGCGTTGCCACAGCATTTATGATGTCAAGCAGCGCAGTTCCTGCCACAATAACAAATGATAAGCCTGCCGCCGCAAAGAGCGCGGATCAAATAATTACACAACTTGCGTCGCCTTCGATTGCAAGTGCGCCCGCGCTTGGGAGCGACGACGCCAAGGTGACAATAGTGGAATTTGGCGATTACCAATGCACTTGGTGCTATCGCTGGCATGAAGGGACCAAGGATGTGCTGGTGGCAGACTATGTTGACACCGGCAAGGTGAGGTTCCTCTTCAAGGACTTTCCAATAAACGATCTCTCGGACAGGGCTTCTTCGCTTGCCGCTGAAGGGTCGTACTGCGCGGCTGATCAGGGCAAGTACTGGGAGTACCACGACGAAGTATACAGCAACTGGAATGGAGAAAATACCGGCTGGGTTACAAGGGACAGCCTTGAGCGGTTTGCCAAGGATGCCGGCGTTCAAGACCTGTCGGCATTTTCTGACTGTCTGGACTCTGGCAAATATGCAAGAGTAGTCAGGGACAACTACAACCTTGCAAGGTCAATTGGGCTTGACGCAACACCGAGTTTTATCGTCCTGATAGACGGGAAAACGCCACAGCTAATACGCGGCGCACATCCGTACTCTACATTTGAAAGGGTCATCAACGAAGCATATGGAAACTAG